In Mytilus trossulus isolate FHL-02 chromosome 6, PNRI_Mtr1.1.1.hap1, whole genome shotgun sequence, a single window of DNA contains:
- the LOC134723604 gene encoding M-phase inducer phosphatase 1-like, whose translation MFEKITKMDCSTGDNCYKVLKTPDFIKSLFEEDSGLGMDFADFDDSPTLSFLKPDLCSKRKRVDKLDTYIDCNTPVSYSKRKVIRSQKLLLKKSLSFEAQVLSTCKDSSADDIKRHAIKTEDVLVQSAVLTGDGKKECCLQTVQGQYHDIRYITPATINDVLNGKYNDTIGSFRIIDSRYSYEFEGGHIPGAENIHNKDDILELLKHPNTSRSDGKRDIIIFHCEFSSERGPKMCRFLRNNDRELNAENYPSLHFPELYILKGGYKEFYESYKTLCTPMDYVPMLSKDHKDDLRHFRSKSKSWYAGQNRVRSSSGRLFY comes from the exons ATGTTCGAAAAAA taACCAAGATGGATTGTTCAACCGGAGATAACTGTTATAAAGTTCTCAAAACTCCAGACTTTATAAAAAGTTTGTTCGAAGAAGATTCAGGACTTGGTATGGACTTTGCTGACTTTGACGACTCACCAACACTTAGTTTTCTCAAACCAGATTTGTGCTCAAAGAGAAAGAGAGTCGATAAATTAGACACTTATATCGACTGTAACACCCCTGTATCTTACAGTAAGAGAAAGGTCATCAGATCCCAaaaacttttattgaaaaaatctttGTCGTTTGAGGCACAAGTTCTCAGTACGTGTAAAGACTCGTCTGCTGACGACATCAAGCGCCACGCCATCAAAACAGAAGACGTCTTAGTTCAATCTGCCGTACTGACTGGAGATGGAAAAAAAGAATGTTGCTTACAAACTGTTCAGGGACAATATCATGACATAAGATACATAACTCCAGCCACCATCAATGATGTTTTAAACGGAAAATACAACGATACAATTGGAAGCTTTCGTATAATTGATAGTAGATATTCCTATGAGTTTGAAGGTGGTCACATACCAGGCGctgaaaatatacataataaagaTGATATTTTAGAACTGTTAAAACATCCTAATACTTCCCGTTCAGATGGAAAGcgtgatataattattttccaTTGTGAGTTTTCTTCCGAGAGAGGACCAAAAATGTGCCGGTTTCTTCGTAATAATGACAGGGAACTTAACGCTGAAAATTATCCTTCCTTGCATTTTCCTGAACTTTACATTCTAAAGGGAGGATACAAAGAGTTTTATGAAAGTTATAAGACATTATGTACTCCAATGGATTACGTTCCAATGTTAAGCAAAGATCATAAAGACGACTTGCGTCATTTCCGGTCCAAATCCAAATCATGGTATGCTGGCCAAAATCGAGTTAGATCATCATCCGGTCGTctgttttattga